In a single window of the Streptacidiphilus sp. P02-A3a genome:
- a CDS encoding DUF1365 domain-containing protein codes for MPGPWGAALYDCRIAHVRTRPLRHAFQHRTYLWLVDLDRLPRLPAPLRPLARFQARDHLGDPAADLRRNLDGYLAEHGIDLRGGQVLMLAHARSLGHVFNPITVYWCHDAGGAPVCTVAEVHNTYRERHRYLLFPDAEGRAETAKTFYVSPFFPVDGGYRMVLPEPGEQLRLTVHLEREGGRALTATVHGARRAATPLGLLRAAGRHPLSTLVVSAHIRIQGLRLLARGLPVQPRPRRGACPATLPGQNGATRR; via the coding sequence CTGCCCGGCCCCTGGGGCGCGGCGCTGTACGACTGCCGGATCGCCCACGTGCGCACCCGCCCGCTGCGGCACGCCTTCCAGCACCGCACCTACCTGTGGCTGGTCGACCTCGACCGGCTGCCCCGGCTGCCCGCGCCGCTGCGCCCGCTGGCCCGGTTCCAGGCCCGCGACCACCTCGGCGACCCGGCCGCGGACCTGCGCCGCAACCTGGACGGCTACCTCGCCGAACACGGCATCGACCTGCGCGGCGGGCAGGTGCTGATGCTCGCCCACGCCCGCTCGCTGGGGCACGTGTTCAACCCGATCACCGTCTACTGGTGCCACGACGCCGGGGGCGCCCCGGTCTGCACCGTGGCCGAGGTCCACAACACCTACCGCGAGCGCCACCGCTACCTGCTGTTCCCGGACGCCGAGGGCCGCGCGGAGACCGCCAAGACCTTCTACGTCTCGCCGTTCTTCCCGGTCGACGGCGGCTACCGGATGGTGCTGCCGGAGCCCGGCGAGCAGCTGCGGCTGACCGTGCACCTGGAGCGGGAGGGCGGGCGCGCGCTGACCGCCACCGTGCACGGCGCCCGCCGCGCCGCCACCCCGCTCGGACTGCTGCGGGCGGCCGGGCGGCACCCGCTGTCCACGCTCGTGGTGTCCGCGCACATCAGGATCCAGGGGCTGCGGCTGCTCGCCCGGGGACTCCCGGTACAGCCGCGTCCCCGCCGTGGCGCCTGCCCTGCCACCCTCCCCGGCCAGAACGGAGCGACCCGTCGATGA
- a CDS encoding ABC transporter ATP-binding protein, whose translation MTAPAAAEERSADQGVEAHLVVDRGGFGLDVALTARPGEVLALLGPNGAGKTTALRALAGLTPLTDGRLVLDGEVLEEPATRRRVPTEARPVGVVFQDYLLFPHLSALDNVAFGLRTRGLRRAEARAEAARWLERVGLADHAAARPRALSGGQAQRVALARGLAFNPRLLLLDEPMSALDARTRLDVRAQLRRHLADFDAVAVLVTHDPLDAMVLADRLTVIEGGRVVQHGTPAEIARRPRSDYVARLVGLNLYRGAADGQEVRLDGSDAVLTTAESQRGPVFAAFPPSAVTLHRRRPDGSARNLWPVTVRGMELHGDQVRLDLGGALPITADITPAAVAELGLGEGSEVWAAVKATAVHTYPA comes from the coding sequence GTGACCGCGCCCGCCGCCGCCGAGGAGCGGAGCGCGGACCAGGGCGTCGAGGCGCACCTGGTGGTCGACCGCGGCGGCTTCGGCCTCGACGTCGCGCTCACCGCCCGTCCGGGCGAGGTGCTGGCGCTGCTCGGGCCGAACGGCGCGGGCAAGACCACCGCGCTGCGCGCCCTGGCCGGGCTCACCCCGCTGACCGACGGCCGACTGGTGCTCGACGGCGAGGTGCTGGAGGAGCCCGCGACCCGGCGCCGGGTGCCCACCGAGGCGCGCCCGGTCGGCGTGGTCTTCCAGGACTACCTGCTCTTCCCGCACCTGTCCGCGCTGGACAACGTCGCCTTCGGGCTGCGCACCAGGGGCCTGCGCCGGGCCGAGGCCCGGGCTGAGGCGGCGCGGTGGCTGGAGCGGGTCGGCCTGGCCGACCACGCCGCGGCCCGGCCCCGGGCGCTGTCCGGCGGCCAGGCGCAGCGGGTGGCGCTGGCCCGGGGGCTGGCCTTCAATCCCCGGCTGCTGCTGCTGGACGAGCCGATGTCGGCCCTCGACGCCCGCACCCGACTCGACGTCCGCGCCCAACTGCGGCGTCACCTGGCGGACTTCGACGCGGTCGCGGTGCTGGTCACGCACGACCCGCTGGACGCCATGGTGCTCGCCGACCGGCTCACCGTGATCGAGGGCGGCCGGGTGGTCCAGCACGGCACCCCGGCCGAGATCGCCCGGCGGCCCCGCAGCGACTACGTCGCCCGGCTGGTCGGGCTGAACCTCTACCGGGGGGCGGCCGACGGCCAGGAGGTACGGCTGGACGGCTCCGACGCGGTGCTGACCACCGCCGAGAGCCAGCGCGGCCCGGTGTTCGCGGCCTTCCCGCCGTCCGCGGTGACCCTGCACCGGCGGCGGCCCGACGGCAGTGCCCGCAACCTGTGGCCGGTCACCGTGCGCGGCATGGAACTCCACGGCGACCAGGTCCGGCTCGACCTCGGCGGGGCGCTGCCGATCACCGCCGACATCACCCCGGCCGCCGTGGCCGAACTCGGCCTCGGCGAGGGCAGCGAGGTGTGGGCCGCGGTCAAGGCCACCGCGGTCCACACCTATCCGGCCTGA
- a CDS encoding DUF1295 domain-containing protein: MSGIDGPALLICLAASLGAAAAVMLAAFAVGVRTGVHRYVDAAWGLAFGAVAGTGYGLSAGHGDPGRRLLVLVLVLVWGLRLSGHILRRGRGAPEDPRYQRMLAKAPPERRTRYALRMVYGLQAAIVWLVSLPVQVALFVPRPPGALCWAGTALWAVGLGFEAVGDRQLARFRADPANRGRVLDHGLWRYTRHPNYFGDACVWWGLFLCVADTPLGWATLPGPLLMTYLLANGSGKPMLERQLRESKPGWADYAARTSGFLPLPPRRPRPHP; this comes from the coding sequence ATGAGCGGGATCGACGGACCGGCGCTGCTGATCTGCCTGGCCGCGAGCCTGGGGGCGGCCGCCGCGGTGATGCTCGCGGCCTTCGCGGTGGGCGTGCGCACGGGCGTCCACCGGTACGTCGACGCGGCCTGGGGGCTGGCCTTCGGCGCGGTCGCGGGCACCGGCTACGGGCTGTCGGCGGGGCACGGCGACCCCGGGCGGCGGCTGCTGGTCCTGGTCCTGGTGCTGGTGTGGGGGCTGCGGCTGTCCGGGCACATCCTCCGGCGCGGCCGGGGCGCGCCGGAGGACCCCCGCTACCAGCGGATGCTGGCCAAGGCCCCGCCGGAGCGGCGTACCCGGTACGCGCTGCGGATGGTCTACGGGCTACAGGCCGCCATCGTCTGGCTGGTGTCGCTGCCGGTGCAGGTGGCACTGTTCGTCCCCCGCCCGCCCGGCGCGCTGTGCTGGGCGGGCACCGCGCTGTGGGCCGTGGGCCTGGGCTTCGAGGCCGTCGGCGACCGGCAGTTGGCCCGGTTCCGGGCCGACCCGGCGAACCGCGGCCGGGTGCTGGACCACGGCCTGTGGCGGTACACCCGGCACCCCAACTACTTCGGCGACGCCTGCGTGTGGTGGGGGCTGTTCCTGTGCGTCGCCGACACCCCGCTCGGCTGGGCCACCCTGCCGGGGCCGCTGCTGATGACCTACCTGCTCGCCAACGGCAGCGGGAAACCGATGCTGGAGCGGCAGTTGCGGGAGAGCAAACCCGGCTGGGCCGACTACGCCGCCCGAACCAGCGGCTTCCTGCCGCTGCCCCCGCGCCGCCCCCGACCGCACCCCTGA
- a CDS encoding ABC transporter permease → MTSETTAPGGGRAARPAPRPARARRLARRGGGVPVVLLVPALLGLAFLVLPLIGLLVKAPWSSMPSELRGGTVWPALRLSLETATAATAVSLLLGVPLAWLLARTEFPGRRFVRTLVTLPLVMPPVVGGVALLLVLGRNGLVGEWLDSAFGVTLPFTTAGVVVAEAFVAMPFLVLSVEGALRGSDSRYEEAAATLGASRFTAFRRVTLPLVAPGIGAGAVLAWARALGEFGATITFAGDFPGTTQTMPLAVYLALEDDPAAAIALSVVLLVVSVLVLAGLRGRWTGGAA, encoded by the coding sequence GTGACCTCGGAAACCACCGCGCCGGGCGGGGGGCGGGCCGCACGGCCCGCCCCCCGCCCGGCGCGGGCCCGCCGCCTCGCCCGTCGGGGCGGCGGCGTGCCCGTGGTGCTGCTGGTCCCGGCCCTGCTCGGGCTGGCGTTCCTGGTGCTGCCGCTGATCGGGCTGCTGGTCAAGGCGCCCTGGAGCAGCATGCCCAGCGAACTGCGCGGCGGCACCGTCTGGCCGGCGCTGCGGCTCTCGCTGGAGACGGCGACCGCCGCCACCGCCGTGTCGCTGCTGCTCGGCGTGCCGCTGGCCTGGCTGCTGGCGCGCACCGAGTTCCCCGGACGCCGGTTCGTGCGCACCCTGGTCACCCTGCCGCTGGTGATGCCGCCGGTGGTCGGCGGCGTCGCGCTGCTGCTGGTGCTCGGCCGCAACGGGCTCGTCGGCGAGTGGCTGGACAGCGCCTTCGGGGTCACCCTGCCGTTCACCACGGCCGGTGTGGTGGTCGCCGAGGCGTTCGTGGCGATGCCGTTCCTGGTGCTCAGCGTCGAGGGCGCGCTGCGCGGCTCGGACTCCCGCTACGAGGAGGCCGCCGCGACCCTGGGCGCCTCCCGGTTCACCGCCTTCCGCCGGGTCACCCTGCCGCTGGTCGCCCCCGGCATCGGCGCCGGCGCGGTGCTGGCCTGGGCCCGGGCACTGGGCGAGTTCGGCGCCACCATCACCTTCGCCGGGGACTTCCCGGGGACCACCCAGACCATGCCGCTGGCCGTGTACCTGGCGCTGGAGGACGACCCGGCCGCCGCTATCGCGCTGAGCGTGGTGCTGCTGGTGGTCTCGGTCCTGGTCCTCGCCGGACTGCGCGGACGCTGGACCGGAGGAGCCGCGTGA
- a CDS encoding cell division protein SepF — translation MGAALRDDYRGWLAPSGSYPVAVPDYEEPWDSPEFAPAPQAPQITSVRPTGFESARVIGEHVRVGTPVIMDLTEMPDGDAKRLVDFASGLVFGTRGSIERIAKRVFLLAPPEVEVLVIDNPRDDNGFYNQS, via the coding sequence ATGGGAGCAGCACTGCGTGACGACTACCGCGGGTGGCTGGCGCCGTCCGGGAGTTATCCGGTGGCGGTCCCGGACTACGAGGAGCCCTGGGACTCCCCCGAGTTCGCCCCGGCCCCGCAGGCCCCGCAGATCACCTCGGTCCGGCCGACCGGCTTCGAGTCGGCCCGGGTGATCGGCGAGCACGTGCGGGTCGGCACTCCCGTGATCATGGACCTGACCGAGATGCCGGACGGCGACGCCAAGCGACTGGTGGACTTCGCCTCCGGCCTGGTCTTCGGCACCCGCGGCAGCATCGAGCGGATCGCCAAGCGGGTGTTCCTGCTCGCGCCGCCGGAGGTCGAGGTGCTGGTGATCGACAACCCGCGCGACGACAACGGCTTCTACAACCAGAGCTGA
- a CDS encoding molybdopterin-binding protein, protein MRQDVRHVNSYRIGEAATLLGVSADTMRRWVDAGRVAAERDEHGHRIIPGARLAAFARELASPEAAEREGLPSSARNRFRGIVTEVVLGDVMAQVEIQAGPHRVVSLISRASAEELRLEPGTPATAVIKSTNVVVERT, encoded by the coding sequence ATGCGACAAGATGTACGCCATGTGAACAGCTACCGGATCGGCGAAGCGGCAACCCTGCTCGGCGTCAGTGCGGACACCATGCGCCGATGGGTCGACGCGGGCCGGGTGGCCGCCGAACGGGACGAGCACGGGCACCGGATCATCCCCGGCGCCAGGCTCGCCGCCTTCGCCCGGGAACTGGCCAGCCCTGAGGCCGCCGAGCGGGAAGGCCTGCCCTCCTCCGCCCGGAACCGGTTCCGGGGCATCGTCACCGAGGTCGTGCTCGGTGACGTGATGGCCCAGGTCGAGATCCAGGCCGGACCGCACCGGGTGGTGTCGCTCATCAGTCGCGCGTCGGCCGAGGAGCTGCGCCTGGAACCGGGGACCCCGGCCACCGCTGTGATCAAGTCGACCAACGTGGTCGTCGAGCGAACCTGA
- the modA gene encoding molybdate ABC transporter substrate-binding protein: MTAALSGRATRAAAALTAAAALLTLSACGSSSTSASPASSADASASSSASSAASTPAVTGKITVFAAASLQQVFTTLGKQFEAAHPGAKVSFNFSGSGTLAASITSGAPADVFAAASDATMATVTKASDTAAAPATFTKNILEIAVAPGNPKHITSLADLTKPGIKVALCAATEPCGAAAVTALADAKVKLKPVTYEQDVTSAQNVVQLGEVDASLVYRTNVLGAGGKIDGVNFATAAAAVTDYPIAVLKNAPNSAGAQAFVDFVLSPQGQQVLTAAGFEQP; the protein is encoded by the coding sequence ATGACCGCCGCACTCTCCGGCCGCGCCACCCGCGCCGCCGCCGCCCTCACCGCGGCTGCCGCCCTGCTCACCCTGAGCGCCTGCGGATCGAGCAGCACATCGGCCAGTCCCGCCTCCAGCGCCGACGCCTCGGCCTCTTCCTCCGCCTCCTCGGCCGCGAGCACCCCGGCGGTGACCGGCAAGATCACCGTCTTCGCCGCGGCCTCGCTCCAGCAGGTGTTCACCACCCTCGGCAAGCAGTTCGAGGCCGCGCACCCCGGCGCCAAGGTCAGCTTCAACTTCAGCGGCAGCGGCACCCTCGCCGCCAGCATCACCTCCGGCGCCCCCGCCGACGTCTTCGCCGCCGCCAGCGACGCGACCATGGCCACCGTCACCAAGGCCAGTGACACCGCCGCCGCTCCGGCGACCTTCACCAAGAACATCCTGGAGATCGCGGTCGCCCCCGGGAACCCGAAGCACATCACCAGCCTGGCCGACCTGACCAAGCCCGGCATCAAGGTGGCGCTGTGCGCCGCGACCGAGCCGTGCGGCGCCGCCGCGGTCACCGCGCTGGCCGACGCCAAGGTCAAGCTCAAGCCGGTCACCTACGAGCAGGACGTCACCAGCGCCCAGAACGTGGTCCAGCTCGGCGAGGTCGACGCCTCCCTGGTCTACCGCACCAACGTCCTCGGCGCCGGGGGCAAGATCGACGGCGTGAACTTCGCCACCGCCGCCGCGGCCGTGACCGACTACCCGATCGCGGTGCTCAAGAACGCCCCGAACAGCGCGGGCGCCCAGGCGTTCGTCGACTTCGTGCTCTCGCCCCAGGGCCAGCAGGTTCTCACCGCGGCGGGCTTCGAGCAGCCGTGA
- a CDS encoding serine protease yields the protein MTERRRVPGTATRWAVAAVAAGLALAGCGGSGGGTGAASAAASNGAVAVAVSATPSPWSRQRFEKALSEHGGTSRTARATTGNARVGALFSQSADGDHFCTASVVHSAAGDLLLTAAHCVHGGQGGGYGSDLVFVPGYRGGDTPQGQWPVTRIVVDQRWIASSDPDLDVAFVTVGQVGGKNIEDVLGGNTLGVDQGFGKVVHITGYPSTASTPISCFNRTTQQSQYQMRIACTGFPGGTSGSPWLVRFNGTKGVGTVIGVIGGYQQGGDTADVSYSPYFDQDVQTLYDQAVTPNS from the coding sequence ATGACGGAACGGCGGCGGGTGCCGGGGACCGCGACCCGCTGGGCGGTCGCCGCGGTGGCGGCCGGACTCGCGCTGGCCGGCTGCGGCGGCTCCGGCGGCGGCACCGGGGCGGCCTCGGCGGCGGCGTCCAACGGCGCGGTCGCGGTGGCCGTCAGCGCCACCCCCAGCCCCTGGTCCAGGCAGCGGTTCGAGAAGGCGCTGTCCGAGCACGGCGGCACCTCCCGCACGGCCAGGGCCACCACCGGCAACGCCCGGGTCGGCGCGCTGTTCTCGCAGAGCGCCGACGGCGACCACTTCTGCACCGCCAGCGTGGTCCACAGCGCCGCCGGGGACCTGCTGCTCACCGCCGCCCACTGCGTGCACGGCGGCCAGGGCGGCGGCTACGGCAGCGACCTGGTGTTCGTCCCCGGCTACCGGGGCGGCGACACCCCGCAGGGGCAGTGGCCGGTCACCCGGATCGTGGTGGACCAGCGCTGGATCGCCTCCTCCGACCCCGACCTGGACGTGGCCTTCGTGACCGTCGGCCAGGTCGGCGGCAAGAACATCGAGGACGTCCTCGGCGGCAACACCCTCGGCGTCGACCAGGGCTTCGGCAAGGTCGTCCACATCACCGGCTACCCCTCCACCGCGAGCACCCCGATCTCCTGCTTCAACCGGACCACCCAGCAGAGCCAGTACCAGATGCGGATCGCCTGCACCGGCTTCCCCGGCGGTACCAGCGGCAGCCCCTGGCTGGTGCGCTTCAACGGGACCAAGGGCGTCGGCACCGTCATCGGCGTCATCGGCGGCTACCAGCAGGGCGGCGACACCGCCGACGTCTCCTACAGCCCCTACTTCGACCAGGACGTCCAGACCCTCTACGACCAGGCGGTCACCCCGAACAGCTGA
- a CDS encoding MFS transporter produces MFPSPLGVPVVSEPEIRRARRAVSAVFAVHGAVAATFATRIPWIKGNLHLDAGELGIALMAPAIGSSLAMPLAGRLVHARGHRSAVRLLISLWCLALALPALAPDLPVLVVCLLVFGACAGTADVAMNAQGVEVERRHGRSIMSGLHGMWSVGGLAGSAVGVLAASLGWDARWHLAGMAVLLAGLGVLASRGLLDVRSAPDAEAPPRFALPPRSAWAIGMVGFCAVFAEGASGDWSGVYLRGTAGASAGVAAASYTAFACMMAVSRLSGDAAVRRLGPVRAVRVGGVVAALGGVLVVVSRTPVPAILGFALLGIGIAVVVPLCFAAAGHSGDNPSRAIAGVATVTYTSGLLAPATIGWVAQAASLPVSFALVTILTLGLVFGAPVLAPVVARSGPGGDGGGGGGAIEAAGAVAAPGTGQTSGTGDNIGLIG; encoded by the coding sequence TTGTTCCCATCGCCCCTGGGGGTCCCCGTCGTGAGTGAACCAGAGATACGTCGCGCACGACGGGCGGTGTCGGCCGTGTTCGCCGTCCACGGCGCGGTGGCCGCGACCTTCGCCACCCGGATCCCCTGGATCAAGGGAAACCTGCACCTCGACGCGGGCGAGTTGGGGATCGCGCTGATGGCCCCGGCCATCGGCTCCTCACTGGCGATGCCGCTGGCCGGGCGGCTGGTGCACGCGCGCGGCCACCGCTCGGCGGTACGGCTGCTGATCTCGCTGTGGTGCCTGGCGCTGGCGCTGCCGGCGCTGGCGCCGGACCTGCCGGTGCTGGTGGTCTGCCTGCTGGTGTTCGGCGCCTGCGCCGGTACCGCCGACGTGGCGATGAACGCCCAGGGGGTGGAGGTGGAGCGGCGCCACGGCCGCTCCATCATGTCCGGGCTGCACGGGATGTGGAGCGTCGGCGGTCTGGCCGGTTCGGCGGTGGGCGTGCTCGCGGCGAGCCTGGGCTGGGACGCCCGCTGGCACCTGGCGGGGATGGCGGTGCTGCTGGCCGGGCTGGGGGTGCTGGCCAGCCGGGGCCTGCTGGACGTCCGCTCCGCGCCGGACGCGGAGGCGCCGCCCCGGTTCGCGCTGCCGCCGCGTTCGGCCTGGGCGATCGGCATGGTCGGCTTCTGCGCGGTGTTCGCGGAGGGGGCCAGTGGCGACTGGAGCGGGGTCTACCTGCGCGGCACCGCCGGGGCGTCGGCCGGGGTGGCCGCCGCCAGCTACACGGCCTTCGCCTGCATGATGGCGGTGAGCCGGCTGTCCGGCGACGCGGCGGTGCGGCGGCTGGGGCCGGTGCGGGCGGTGCGCGTCGGCGGGGTGGTCGCGGCGCTGGGCGGGGTGCTGGTGGTGGTCTCCCGCACGCCGGTCCCGGCGATCCTCGGCTTCGCGCTGCTCGGGATCGGGATCGCGGTGGTGGTGCCGCTGTGCTTCGCGGCGGCGGGACACAGCGGGGACAACCCGAGCCGCGCGATCGCGGGCGTGGCGACGGTGACGTACACCTCGGGCCTGCTCGCCCCGGCCACCATCGGCTGGGTGGCCCAGGCCGCCTCGCTGCCGGTGTCCTTCGCACTGGTGACGATCCTGACGCTGGGTCTGGTCTTCGGCGCGCCGGTGCTCGCCCCGGTGGTCGCCCGCTCCGGGCCGGGCGGCGACGGCGGCGGCGGCGGCGGTGCGATTGAGGCGGCGGGGGCGGTTGCGGCGCCGGGTACCGGGCAGACGTCCGGAACGGGCGACAACATTGGTTTGATTGGGTAA
- a CDS encoding NAD(P)/FAD-dependent oxidoreductase, which produces MPEYTVTAAGPVPRKGAGPAGGEDPGRGRSVAVVGSGVAGLTAAYELTRAGALVTLYEAEDRLGGHAHTQDVHPEHGPALALDTGFLVHNERTYPHLLRLFAELGVATQDSEMSMSVSCRGCGLEYAGARGPGGLLAQPRSLARGRYLWLLAEVPRFHRLARRLLAEPENADPASGEGEVTLREFLRRGRFSAYFTSHFLTPLVASVWSCAPGTALDYPARYLFSFLDNHGLLTVTGSPQWRTVVGGSRTYVERVAARLHATRTGTPVARVRRQRDGVTVATTDGRIEYFHGIVLATHPDQALRLLADPTPDEQAVLGAFRYSWNPTVLHRDASVLPGARRARASWNYRMASCADRSDQVRVSYHLNRLLRLDTPEDYLVTLNEDPDTPVDPARVLSRTVYRHPQYTRESLAAQRRLPELNRDRTAFAGAYHGWGFHEDGCRSGALAAQSLHAAVTA; this is translated from the coding sequence ATGCCGGAGTACACCGTGACGGCCGCCGGGCCGGTGCCACGGAAGGGCGCGGGCCCCGCCGGGGGCGAGGACCCGGGCCGCGGGCGCAGCGTCGCCGTGGTCGGCAGCGGGGTCGCCGGGCTCACCGCCGCCTACGAACTGACCCGGGCCGGCGCCCTGGTCACCCTGTACGAGGCCGAGGACCGGCTGGGCGGCCACGCGCACACGCAGGACGTCCACCCCGAGCACGGGCCCGCGCTCGCGCTGGACACCGGGTTCCTGGTCCACAACGAACGCACCTACCCGCACCTGCTGCGGCTGTTCGCCGAACTCGGGGTGGCCACCCAGGACTCCGAGATGAGCATGTCGGTCAGCTGCCGCGGCTGCGGCCTGGAGTACGCCGGTGCGCGCGGCCCCGGCGGGCTGCTGGCCCAGCCGCGCAGCCTGGCGCGCGGACGCTACCTGTGGCTGCTGGCGGAGGTCCCGCGCTTCCACCGGCTGGCCCGGCGACTGCTGGCCGAACCGGAGAACGCCGATCCGGCATCCGGGGAGGGCGAGGTCACGCTGCGGGAGTTCCTCCGCCGGGGCCGCTTCTCGGCGTACTTCACCTCCCACTTCCTGACCCCGCTGGTGGCCTCGGTCTGGTCCTGCGCCCCCGGCACGGCCCTGGACTACCCGGCCCGCTACCTGTTCTCCTTCCTGGACAACCACGGGCTGCTCACGGTCACCGGCTCGCCGCAGTGGCGCACCGTGGTCGGCGGCTCGCGGACCTACGTCGAGCGGGTCGCCGCGCGGCTGCACGCCACCCGCACCGGTACCCCGGTGGCCAGGGTCCGCCGCCAGCGCGACGGCGTCACCGTGGCCACCACCGACGGACGCATCGAGTACTTCCACGGGATAGTCCTGGCCACCCATCCGGACCAGGCGCTGCGGCTGCTGGCCGACCCCACCCCCGACGAACAGGCGGTGCTCGGCGCTTTCCGGTACTCCTGGAACCCGACGGTGCTGCACCGGGACGCCTCGGTGCTGCCCGGCGCCCGACGCGCCCGGGCCTCCTGGAACTACCGGATGGCCTCCTGCGCGGACCGCAGCGACCAGGTCCGGGTCTCGTACCACCTGAACCGGCTGCTGCGGCTGGACACCCCGGAGGACTACCTGGTGACCCTGAACGAGGACCCGGACACGCCGGTGGACCCGGCGCGGGTGCTCTCCCGCACCGTCTACCGGCACCCCCAGTACACCCGCGAGTCGCTGGCGGCCCAGCGGCGGCTGCCCGAGTTGAACCGGGACCGCACCGCCTTCGCGGGGGCCTACCACGGCTGGGGATTCCACGAGGACGGCTGCCGCTCCGGCGCCCTGGCCGCGCAGTCGCTGCACGCGGCGGTGACCGCGTGA
- a CDS encoding class I SAM-dependent methyltransferase: MTQPATRTRVRGSALQRWPDLVTVPRAPVRGLGVRLLLTRAARRLGVRVELPDGSVLAPAPEGAPVLRLRDPDAFLQRVATGGLIGFGESYQAQEWDSPDLVAVLTVLAGAMPSLVPARLQWLRRWFTARQPADQYGSPDNARRNVAAHYDLSNELFALFLDPTLTYSSAVFELDHAGRPHAGWELLEAAQRRKIDRLLDLAGVGPGSEVLEIGTGWGELALRAADRGARVVTLTLSAEQQVLARRRIAAAGHADRVDVRLCDYRDATGQYDAVVSVEMVEAVGRAHWPAYFGVLDRLLAPGGRVALQAITMPHDRMLASERTFTWIQKYIFPGGLLPSVEAVEEVLAEHTRLRLTGQQAYGAHYAETLRLWRERFTERADEVELLGFDQVFRRMWTLYLGYSEAGFRSGYLDVRQLLLTRPGESR; this comes from the coding sequence ATGACCCAGCCCGCGACCCGGACCCGCGTGCGCGGCAGCGCACTCCAGCGGTGGCCCGACCTGGTCACCGTCCCGCGCGCCCCCGTCCGCGGCCTCGGCGTCCGACTGCTGCTCACCCGCGCCGCCCGGCGCCTCGGCGTCCGGGTGGAGCTCCCGGACGGCAGCGTGCTGGCGCCCGCGCCCGAGGGCGCCCCGGTGCTGCGGCTGCGCGACCCGGACGCCTTCCTGCAGCGGGTCGCCACCGGCGGCCTGATCGGCTTCGGCGAGTCCTACCAGGCGCAGGAGTGGGACAGCCCGGACCTGGTGGCCGTGCTCACGGTGCTCGCGGGCGCGATGCCCTCGCTGGTGCCCGCCCGGCTCCAGTGGCTGCGCCGCTGGTTCACCGCCCGGCAGCCCGCCGACCAGTACGGCAGCCCGGACAACGCCCGCCGCAACGTCGCCGCGCACTACGACCTGTCCAACGAGCTGTTCGCGCTGTTCCTCGACCCGACGCTGACCTACTCCTCGGCGGTGTTCGAGCTGGACCACGCGGGCCGACCGCACGCCGGCTGGGAACTGCTGGAGGCCGCGCAGCGGCGCAAGATCGACCGGCTGCTGGACCTGGCCGGGGTGGGCCCGGGCAGCGAGGTGCTGGAGATCGGCACCGGCTGGGGCGAGCTCGCGCTGCGGGCCGCCGACCGGGGCGCGCGAGTGGTCACGCTGACCCTGTCCGCCGAGCAGCAGGTGCTGGCCCGGCGCCGGATCGCCGCCGCCGGCCACGCCGACCGGGTGGACGTGCGGCTGTGCGACTACCGCGACGCCACCGGGCAGTACGACGCGGTGGTCAGCGTGGAGATGGTCGAGGCCGTCGGCCGGGCCCACTGGCCCGCGTACTTCGGCGTGCTGGACCGGCTGCTCGCGCCCGGCGGCCGGGTCGCGCTCCAGGCGATCACCATGCCGCACGACCGGATGCTCGCCAGCGAGCGCACCTTCACCTGGATCCAGAAGTACATCTTCCCCGGCGGCCTGCTGCCCTCGGTCGAGGCCGTCGAGGAGGTGCTGGCCGAGCACACCCGGCTCCGGCTCACCGGCCAACAGGCCTACGGAGCGCACTACGCGGAGACCCTGCGGCTGTGGCGCGAGCGTTTCACCGAGCGCGCCGACGAGGTGGAACTGCTCGGCTTCGACCAGGTGTTCCGCCGGATGTGGACGCTCTACCTGGGCTACTCGGAGGCGGGCTTCCGCAGCGGCTACCTCGACGTCCGGCAGCTGCTGCTGACCCGCCCGGGGGAGTCCCGATGA